The following proteins are encoded in a genomic region of Pseudomonas saponiphila:
- a CDS encoding amino acid permease, with product MTTTTERKGIHLTRSLKSRHIFMLSLGGVIGTGLFMGSGVTINQGGPWGAILSYLVAGFLMYLVMVCLGELSVQMPVSGSFQAHATKYIGPATGFMIGWVYWMSWATTVGLEFTAAGMLMQRWFPGVPIWYWSALFVALLFGINALATRAFGEAEYWFAGVKVLAILSFIVVGALVIFGVIDLPNSAPAPMLDNLKGDSLFPNGLPAVFAVMMTVVYAFQGCEIMGVAAGETDQPEKSIPRAVRNVVFRVLIFYVLAVMVLAAIIPWQQAGLVESPFVQVFDMVGIPYAADLMNFVILTAILSVGNSGLYASTRILWAMSKSGMAPKALSPLSRQGVPLRALAITLCFALISLMTSFIAADTLFMVLMAVSGMAGTVTWIVIALAQYRFRRQFLREGGQLHQLKYRAPWFPLVPLLCIVLCSSLFVFLALDETQRPSLYWGSGFIVLCYGAYYLMQRKRQLQPAAAV from the coding sequence ATGACAACCACCACTGAACGTAAAGGCATCCACCTGACCCGCTCGTTGAAGAGCCGGCACATTTTCATGTTGTCCCTGGGCGGGGTGATCGGCACTGGGCTGTTCATGGGCTCCGGGGTCACCATCAACCAGGGCGGCCCCTGGGGGGCGATCCTCTCTTACCTGGTGGCCGGGTTCCTGATGTACCTGGTGATGGTCTGCCTCGGCGAGCTGTCGGTGCAGATGCCGGTGTCCGGCTCGTTCCAGGCCCATGCCACGAAATACATCGGCCCGGCCACCGGCTTCATGATCGGCTGGGTCTACTGGATGAGCTGGGCCACCACCGTGGGCCTGGAGTTCACCGCCGCCGGCATGCTGATGCAGCGCTGGTTCCCCGGGGTGCCGATCTGGTACTGGTCGGCGCTGTTCGTGGCCTTGCTGTTCGGTATCAACGCCCTGGCCACTCGGGCCTTTGGCGAGGCCGAATACTGGTTCGCCGGGGTCAAGGTGCTGGCGATCCTGAGCTTTATCGTGGTCGGCGCGCTGGTGATCTTCGGCGTCATCGACCTGCCCAATAGCGCCCCGGCGCCGATGCTCGACAACCTCAAGGGCGACTCGCTGTTCCCCAACGGCCTGCCGGCGGTGTTCGCGGTGATGATGACCGTGGTCTATGCCTTCCAGGGCTGCGAGATCATGGGCGTGGCCGCTGGTGAAACCGACCAGCCGGAAAAAAGCATCCCGCGGGCCGTGCGCAACGTGGTGTTCCGGGTGCTGATCTTCTACGTCCTGGCGGTGATGGTGCTGGCGGCGATCATTCCCTGGCAGCAGGCCGGGCTGGTGGAAAGCCCCTTCGTCCAGGTGTTCGACATGGTGGGCATTCCTTATGCCGCCGACCTGATGAACTTCGTGATCCTCACGGCGATTCTTTCGGTGGGCAACTCTGGGCTCTATGCCTCCACGCGGATCCTCTGGGCCATGTCCAAATCCGGCATGGCGCCCAAGGCCCTGTCGCCCCTGAGCAGACAAGGCGTGCCCCTGCGCGCCCTGGCCATCACCCTGTGCTTTGCCCTGATCTCGCTGATGACCAGCTTCATCGCCGCCGACACCCTGTTCATGGTGCTGATGGCGGTGAGCGGCATGGCTGGCACCGTGACCTGGATCGTCATTGCCCTGGCCCAGTACCGCTTCCGCCGCCAGTTCCTGCGTGAGGGCGGGCAACTGCACCAGCTCAAATACCGCGCCCCGTGGTTCCCCCTGGTGCCGCTGCTGTGCATCGTCCTGTGCAGCTCGCTGTTCGTGTTCCTGGCCCTCGACGAAACCCAGCGCCCGTCCTTGTACTGGGGTTCCGGTTTTATCGTCCTGTGCTATGGCGCCTACTACCTGATGCAGCGCAAACGCCAACTGCAACCTGCCGCCGCCGTGTAG
- a CDS encoding glutathione S-transferase yields MSTRAMPEATLYSFRRCPYAMRARLALRYAGVPVQIVEVSLKAKPAEMLALSPKGTVPVLALEDRVIDESLEIMHWALAQHDPEDWRLSTDPTAQARMAALIAENDQVFKVHLNRYKYAERYPEAPMEHYRGQGEAFLAHLDGLLQQRRYLLAEHPSLVDMALLPFVRQFAHVDREWFAQTPHGALQRWLREWLESPLFVGVMAKSLA; encoded by the coding sequence ATGAGCACGCGAGCGATGCCCGAGGCGACCCTCTACTCGTTCCGCCGCTGCCCTTACGCCATGCGCGCGCGACTGGCCCTGCGCTATGCCGGGGTGCCGGTGCAGATCGTCGAAGTCAGCCTCAAGGCCAAGCCGGCCGAGATGCTTGCCCTGTCGCCCAAGGGCACGGTGCCGGTGCTGGCCCTGGAGGACCGGGTGATCGACGAGAGCCTGGAGATCATGCACTGGGCCCTGGCCCAGCATGACCCCGAAGACTGGCGGCTGAGCACGGACCCCACGGCCCAGGCGCGGATGGCGGCGTTGATTGCCGAGAACGATCAGGTGTTCAAGGTTCACCTCAATCGCTACAAGTACGCCGAGCGCTATCCCGAGGCGCCCATGGAGCATTACCGGGGCCAGGGCGAAGCGTTTCTGGCGCACCTGGACGGGTTGCTGCAGCAGCGGCGCTATCTGCTGGCGGAGCATCCGAGCTTGGTGGACATGGCGTTGCTGCCGTTTGTTCGCCAATTTGCCCATGTCGACCGGGAGTGGTTTGCGCAGACGCCCCATGGCGCTTTGCAGAGGTGGTTGCGGGAGTGGTTGGAGTCGCCGTTGTTCGTGGGGGTCATGGCGAAGTCGTTGGCTTGA
- a CDS encoding BatD family protein: MTRCTAALLLALAFWTAPSQAAGLSASLDRSQVNAGETVELTLESSDVTQFGKPDLTPLDSQFEVRGTRQVNQLNSLGDNHASTRWIITLLPRQLGTLEIAPLQLGNLHSQALSLQVNAGAAQDQDTRLEPVFIKAELDQPKVYVQAQALLTLHIYHSVPLFDDSNLSPLQLDDARVEQLGEPRTYEKLINGVRHGVIEMRYALYPQRSGPLQIPALTFSATLANPGNDQEPAPQAPKPGKLIHVSSEPMSLEVLGKPAGYPDDVPWLPARRLELTESWNPEPDHPQVGDSLTRSLTLRAEGLSSTQLPPLPQPEVNGLRSYPDQPQLSNQHVEQGLLGIREERQALVPTRTGEVNLPGLEVTWWNTQQERLELTRLPARSLQVANNPSLVVDTPTGTPQADSDEGPLWPWQLSTLLLACTTLLGFGLWWRARSQPAVLRATQTGPSPRSLLDDLKRACQANDPQATRQALDAWARQQPETLADMAARFIPLSDALDGLNGALYSETGQYWQGEELWRAIRAIPINERVQDPLADTTSLPPLYPK, encoded by the coding sequence ATGACCCGCTGCACCGCTGCCCTTCTGCTAGCCCTCGCGTTCTGGACGGCCCCGTCCCAGGCTGCCGGGCTGTCCGCCAGCCTGGACCGCAGCCAGGTGAACGCCGGGGAAACCGTCGAGCTGACCCTGGAGTCCAGCGACGTCACCCAGTTCGGCAAGCCCGATCTCACGCCCCTGGACAGTCAGTTCGAAGTACGCGGCACACGCCAGGTCAACCAGCTCAACAGCCTGGGCGACAACCACGCCAGCACCCGCTGGATCATCACCCTGCTGCCGCGCCAGCTCGGCACCCTGGAGATCGCCCCGCTGCAACTGGGCAATCTGCACAGCCAGGCCCTGAGCCTGCAAGTCAACGCCGGGGCGGCCCAGGATCAGGACACCCGGCTGGAGCCGGTGTTCATCAAGGCCGAACTCGACCAACCCAAGGTCTACGTCCAGGCCCAGGCCCTGCTGACCCTGCACATCTACCATTCGGTGCCGCTGTTCGACGACAGCAACCTCAGCCCCCTGCAACTCGACGACGCCCGGGTCGAGCAACTGGGCGAGCCGCGCACCTACGAAAAACTCATCAATGGCGTGCGTCACGGGGTGATCGAGATGCGCTACGCCCTGTACCCCCAGCGCAGCGGTCCGTTGCAGATCCCGGCCCTGACCTTCAGCGCCACCCTGGCCAACCCGGGCAACGACCAGGAACCCGCGCCCCAGGCGCCCAAGCCCGGCAAGCTGATCCATGTCAGCTCCGAGCCCATGAGCCTGGAGGTGCTGGGCAAGCCCGCCGGCTATCCCGACGATGTCCCCTGGCTGCCGGCGCGCCGCCTGGAGCTGACTGAAAGCTGGAACCCGGAGCCCGATCATCCGCAGGTCGGCGACTCCCTGACCCGCAGCCTGACCCTGCGCGCCGAAGGCCTGTCCAGCACCCAACTGCCGCCCCTGCCCCAGCCCGAGGTCAACGGCCTGCGCAGTTACCCCGACCAGCCGCAGCTGAGCAACCAGCACGTCGAGCAGGGCCTGCTGGGCATTCGCGAAGAGCGCCAGGCGCTGGTGCCGACCCGCACCGGCGAAGTCAATCTACCGGGCCTGGAAGTGACCTGGTGGAACACCCAGCAAGAGCGCCTGGAACTCACCCGCCTGCCGGCCCGCAGCCTGCAGGTAGCGAACAACCCGAGCCTGGTGGTGGATACCCCGACCGGCACGCCCCAGGCCGACAGCGACGAGGGGCCGCTCTGGCCCTGGCAACTGAGCACCCTGCTGCTGGCCTGCACCACCCTCCTGGGCTTCGGCCTGTGGTGGCGGGCCCGCTCGCAGCCGGCGGTGCTGCGCGCCACCCAGACCGGCCCAAGCCCGCGCTCGCTGCTGGACGACCTCAAGCGCGCCTGCCAGGCCAACGACCCGCAAGCCACCCGCCAGGCCCTGGATGCCTGGGCGCGCCAGCAACCGGAAACCCTGGCCGACATGGCCGCGCGCTTCATCCCGCTGTCCGATGCCCTGGACGGACTCAACGGCGCCCTCTACAGCGAAACCGGCCAGTATTGGCAAGGTGAGGAACTGTGGCGGGCGATCCGCGCCATCCCCATCAACGAGCGAGTCCAGGACCCGCTGGCGGACACCACCAGCCTGCCGCCGCTCTACCCCAAATAA
- a CDS encoding AAA family ATPase, with protein sequence MKILAIRLKNLASLAGPFEIDFSAEPLASAGLFAITGPTGAGKSTLLDALCLALFGAVPRLNKIAKENKVPEVDSDISTGDPRTLLRRGTGSGFAEVDFVGVDGRRYRARWETNRARDKANGKLQSSRQSLHDLDSNQLLASGKRDYEQLIEAKLGLNFEQFTRAVMLAQSEFSAFLKADDKERSELLEKLTNTSIYSQLGRRAYSKSKEAEEAHKELKAQASGITPLDPEARAELDQQFNDAQQQLKTQQARLKQLEAQHSWLKELGQWQQARQDAAEQLQQAEQQAQTLAPQRLRLQRLEQLAPQRHQFLRQIELQQALEPLRQQIEQQAAHQLEQQQQHQQLQQRVLDAGEALTRAQSQHSDSAPLLREAFAEQANLTRLGQSLAQATEQREQAEQACARGQQDIEQLLEQQRLVGQRLERISAQLEHSAALAPLSEAWNAYRERLQQLMLIGNRLNQGQSELPALEQRASAAAQQLSEQRAQLELLYREADAEPQAVAEQIQLLDGLLKDNRKQQRAVEDLARLWAQQQDLTQRAQALQDKQQAVAAQREALNQAGLQAKAELSLAEQALSVTQALLERQRLARSASVEELRGQLQDDQPCPVCGSVEHPYHQPEALLQSLGRHDASEEAGARQAVDALKEQLNELRAQVQGLIAQQKEFLQQQEQLTSQQQALALSIEAHPLSAALLERDPAQRDAWLRQQLEQLQQSISQDENRQGALLTLQKDAARLQQQLQAAVEANQHAAQDLHKQQEQLSADRQRLDEELDNFSQRLPAEVLEGLRRDPANTFMHLDQQVLQRIEQLRERQDETEEQQQRQQLLEKEQDRQLTRQQQLSAAQTQFSDLSQQQQACQERLNTLLGSHSSAEHWQQQLDQALEQARSAQARAQHEQQELQQQLIQLSAELKARQERLQALDGEQQQLAASIEQWRAQHPELDDAGLQQLLELDEQQIQQLRLQLQANDKAIEQAKVLLQERQQRLQQHQAQHNGNLEAEPLAQALEELQQQALASEQQVAELRARQSEDQRRQEANQALGQQIHEAYQQWQRWARLNALIGSATGDTFRKIAQAYNLDLLVHHANAQLRQLVRRYRLKRGGSMLGLLVLDTEMGDELRSVHSLSGGETFLVSLALALGLASMASSTLKIESLFIDEGFGSLDPESLQLAMDALDGLQAQGRKVAVISHVQEMHERIPVQIQVSRQGNGLSTLEVK encoded by the coding sequence ATGAAGATCCTGGCCATCCGCCTGAAGAACCTGGCCTCCCTGGCCGGGCCATTCGAGATCGACTTCAGCGCCGAGCCCCTGGCCAGCGCCGGGCTGTTCGCCATCACCGGGCCCACCGGCGCCGGCAAGAGCACCCTGCTGGACGCCCTGTGCCTGGCGTTGTTCGGCGCAGTGCCGCGGCTGAACAAGATCGCCAAGGAGAACAAGGTTCCCGAGGTCGATAGCGATATCTCCACCGGCGACCCGCGCACCCTGCTGCGCCGTGGCACCGGCAGCGGGTTCGCCGAGGTGGACTTTGTCGGTGTCGACGGGCGTCGCTATCGCGCCCGCTGGGAAACCAACCGCGCCCGCGACAAGGCCAACGGCAAACTGCAAAGCAGCCGGCAGAGCCTGCACGACCTGGACAGCAATCAGTTGCTGGCCAGCGGCAAGCGCGACTATGAACAGCTGATCGAGGCCAAGCTGGGCCTCAACTTCGAGCAGTTCACCCGCGCCGTGATGCTGGCCCAGAGCGAGTTCAGCGCCTTTCTCAAGGCCGACGACAAGGAACGCAGCGAGCTGCTGGAAAAGCTCACCAACACCTCGATCTACAGCCAGTTGGGGCGCCGCGCCTACAGCAAGAGCAAGGAGGCCGAAGAGGCCCACAAGGAACTCAAGGCCCAGGCCAGCGGCATCACCCCGCTGGACCCCGAAGCCCGGGCCGAACTGGACCAGCAGTTCAACGACGCCCAGCAACAGCTCAAGACCCAGCAGGCCCGGCTCAAACAGCTGGAAGCCCAGCACAGCTGGCTCAAGGAACTGGGACAGTGGCAGCAGGCCCGACAAGACGCCGCCGAGCAGTTGCAACAGGCCGAGCAGCAGGCTCAGACCCTGGCCCCGCAGCGCCTGCGCCTGCAACGGCTGGAGCAACTGGCGCCGCAGCGTCACCAGTTCCTGCGCCAGATCGAGCTGCAACAAGCCCTGGAGCCTCTGCGCCAACAGATCGAGCAGCAGGCCGCGCATCAGCTTGAACAGCAACAACAGCACCAACAGTTGCAGCAGCGAGTGCTCGACGCCGGCGAGGCCCTGACCCGGGCCCAGAGCCAGCACAGCGACAGCGCGCCGCTGCTGCGTGAAGCCTTTGCCGAACAGGCCAACCTGACCCGCCTGGGGCAGAGCCTGGCCCAGGCCACCGAACAGCGCGAACAGGCCGAGCAGGCCTGCGCCCGGGGTCAGCAGGACATCGAGCAGTTGCTGGAGCAGCAGCGCCTGGTGGGCCAGCGCCTGGAGCGGATCAGCGCTCAACTCGAGCACAGCGCCGCCCTCGCCCCCTTGAGCGAAGCCTGGAACGCCTACCGTGAACGCCTGCAGCAACTGATGCTGATCGGCAATCGCCTGAACCAGGGCCAGAGCGAACTCCCGGCCCTGGAACAGCGGGCCAGCGCCGCCGCCCAGCAGTTGAGCGAACAACGCGCCCAGTTGGAACTGCTCTACCGCGAAGCCGACGCCGAACCCCAGGCCGTGGCCGAGCAGATCCAACTGCTCGATGGACTGCTCAAGGACAATCGCAAACAGCAACGCGCCGTCGAAGACCTGGCCCGACTCTGGGCCCAGCAGCAGGACCTGACGCAACGCGCTCAGGCACTGCAGGACAAGCAGCAGGCAGTGGCCGCCCAGCGCGAGGCACTGAACCAGGCCGGCCTGCAAGCCAAGGCCGAGCTGAGCCTGGCCGAGCAGGCCCTGAGCGTCACCCAGGCCCTGCTGGAGCGCCAGCGGCTGGCCCGCAGCGCCAGCGTCGAGGAACTGCGCGGGCAGTTGCAGGACGATCAGCCGTGCCCGGTGTGCGGCAGCGTCGAACACCCCTATCACCAGCCCGAGGCCCTGTTGCAGAGCCTCGGACGCCACGACGCCAGCGAGGAAGCCGGGGCCCGTCAGGCGGTGGATGCGCTCAAGGAGCAGCTCAACGAACTGCGGGCCCAGGTCCAGGGCCTGATCGCCCAGCAGAAAGAGTTTCTCCAGCAACAGGAACAACTGACCAGCCAGCAACAGGCCCTGGCCCTGAGCATCGAGGCCCACCCGCTGAGCGCCGCGCTACTGGAGCGCGACCCGGCCCAGCGCGACGCCTGGCTACGCCAGCAACTGGAACAGCTGCAACAGAGCATCAGCCAGGACGAAAACCGCCAGGGCGCCCTGCTGACCCTGCAAAAGGATGCCGCGCGCCTGCAACAGCAACTGCAGGCGGCCGTCGAGGCCAACCAGCACGCCGCCCAGGACCTGCACAAACAACAGGAACAACTGAGCGCCGACCGCCAGCGCCTGGACGAAGAGCTGGACAACTTCAGCCAACGGCTGCCGGCCGAGGTGCTCGAAGGCCTGCGCCGTGACCCGGCCAACACCTTCATGCACCTGGACCAGCAGGTGCTGCAACGCATCGAGCAGTTGCGCGAACGCCAGGACGAAACCGAAGAACAACAGCAACGCCAACAGCTGCTGGAAAAGGAACAGGACCGGCAACTGACCCGCCAGCAGCAACTGAGCGCTGCCCAGACGCAATTCAGCGACCTGAGCCAGCAGCAACAAGCCTGCCAGGAACGCCTGAACACCCTGCTGGGCAGCCACTCCAGCGCCGAACACTGGCAGCAGCAGCTCGATCAGGCGCTGGAACAGGCCCGCAGCGCCCAGGCCAGGGCCCAGCACGAGCAGCAGGAGCTGCAGCAGCAACTGATCCAACTGAGCGCCGAGCTCAAGGCCCGGCAAGAGCGTCTGCAAGCCCTGGACGGCGAACAGCAGCAACTGGCCGCCAGCATCGAACAATGGCGCGCCCAGCACCCGGAACTGGATGACGCCGGCCTGCAACAGCTGCTGGAACTGGACGAGCAGCAGATCCAGCAACTGCGCCTGCAGTTGCAGGCCAACGACAAGGCCATCGAACAAGCCAAGGTCCTGCTCCAGGAGCGTCAGCAGCGCCTGCAACAGCACCAGGCCCAGCACAACGGCAACCTGGAGGCCGAGCCACTGGCCCAGGCCCTTGAAGAGCTGCAGCAACAAGCCCTCGCCAGCGAACAGCAGGTGGCGGAACTGCGCGCCCGGCAAAGCGAGGATCAGCGTCGCCAGGAGGCCAATCAGGCCCTGGGCCAGCAGATCCACGAGGCCTACCAGCAATGGCAGCGCTGGGCCCGGCTCAATGCCCTGATCGGCTCGGCCACCGGCGACACCTTCCGCAAGATCGCCCAGGCCTACAACCTCGACCTGCTGGTGCACCACGCCAACGCCCAGTTGCGCCAGCTGGTGCGGCGCTACCGCCTCAAGCGCGGCGGCAGCATGCTCGGCCTGCTGGTGCTGGACACCGAGATGGGCGATGAACTGCGCTCGGTGCACTCGCTGTCCGGCGGTGAAACCTTCCTCGTATCCCTGGCCCTGGCCCTGGGGCTGGCGTCCATGGCCTCCAGCACCCTGAAGATCGAATCGCTGTTCATCGACGAAGGCTTCGGCAGCCTCGACCCCGAGTCCCTGCAACTGGCCATGGACGCCCTCGACGGCCTGCAGGCCCAGGGACGCAAGGTCGCGGTGATTTCCCACGTCCAGGAAATGCACGAACGGATCCCGGTGCAGATCCAGGTCAGCCGCCAGGGCAACGGCCTGAGCACCCTGGAGGTGAAATGA
- a CDS encoding exonuclease SbcCD subunit D C-terminal domain-containing protein translates to MHLFHTSDWHLGQNLHGQERDFEHACFLEWLLRQLKAEQPDVLLIAGDIFDTVNPPVKAQERLYDFIVSAHEQQPALTVVMIAGNHDSGSRIELPAPLMRRLRTHALGRVLWLDDGQLDVERLLLPLPDASGQIAAWCLALPFLRPAEVTGAKLGDDYLKGIAQVHEWLIAAANAKRQPGQALIAVSHAHMAGGSVSEDSERSLIIGNAEALPASLFGADVSYVALGHLHKPQKVNGEQRIRYSGSPIPLSFSEIGYQHQILDVRLDGETLVSVEPRLIPRAVNLQRLGPAPLGELLTQLGELPDIDLLAEEQRQPWLEVRVRLDEPQPDLRQQVESALQGKAVRLVRIAAEYAGNGGRDAEEAGAELIDLDQLSPEELFRRAWRDAYANEVDDATLKDFALLLQDVQQEGEQP, encoded by the coding sequence TTGCATCTGTTTCACACCTCCGACTGGCACCTGGGCCAGAACCTCCACGGCCAGGAACGGGACTTCGAACACGCCTGTTTCCTGGAGTGGCTGCTGCGTCAGCTCAAAGCTGAGCAGCCGGATGTACTGCTGATCGCCGGCGACATCTTCGACACCGTCAACCCGCCGGTCAAAGCCCAGGAGCGGCTCTACGACTTCATCGTCAGCGCTCACGAACAACAGCCGGCCCTGACCGTGGTGATGATCGCCGGCAACCACGACTCCGGCTCGCGCATCGAGCTGCCGGCGCCGCTGATGCGGCGCCTGCGCACCCACGCCCTGGGCCGGGTACTGTGGCTGGATGACGGCCAGCTGGATGTCGAACGCCTGTTGCTGCCGCTGCCCGATGCCAGTGGCCAGATCGCCGCCTGGTGCCTGGCCCTGCCGTTCCTGCGGCCGGCGGAAGTCACCGGCGCAAAACTGGGCGACGACTACCTCAAGGGCATCGCCCAGGTCCATGAATGGCTGATCGCCGCGGCCAATGCCAAGCGCCAGCCGGGCCAGGCCCTGATCGCCGTGAGCCACGCGCACATGGCCGGCGGCTCGGTGTCCGAAGATTCCGAGCGCAGCCTGATCATCGGCAACGCCGAGGCGCTGCCCGCCAGCCTGTTCGGCGCGGACGTCAGCTACGTCGCCCTGGGGCACCTGCATAAACCGCAGAAGGTCAACGGCGAGCAGCGCATCCGCTACAGCGGCTCGCCGATCCCGCTGTCGTTTTCCGAGATCGGCTACCAGCACCAGATCCTCGACGTGCGCCTGGACGGCGAAACCCTGGTCAGCGTCGAGCCGCGGCTGATTCCCCGGGCGGTCAACCTGCAACGCCTGGGCCCGGCGCCCCTGGGTGAGCTCCTGACCCAGCTCGGCGAGCTGCCGGACATCGACCTGTTGGCCGAAGAACAGCGCCAGCCCTGGCTGGAAGTGCGGGTGCGCCTCGACGAACCGCAGCCGGACCTGCGCCAGCAAGTGGAAAGCGCCCTGCAAGGCAAGGCCGTGCGCCTGGTACGGATTGCCGCCGAATACGCCGGCAATGGCGGCCGCGACGCTGAAGAGGCCGGCGCCGAGCTGATCGACCTGGATCAACTGAGCCCCGAAGAACTGTTCCGCCGGGCCTGGCGCGATGCCTACGCCAACGAGGTGGACGACGCCACCCTCAAGGATTTCGCCCTGCTGTTGCAGGACGTGCAGCAAGAAGGGGAACAGCCATGA
- a CDS encoding ATP-binding protein → MIRLRSAGLLRRLLLFILLFSLCFTVLASSVQLYFEYRREMREIDSRMELIRAGYLGSLERNLWDLNQEQLTVQLQGLVDFSDVARVHLVSSDFDLQQGNSELIGPLRVERFPLSYQPPSGPLRQLGELQVSTDLGAVYRRLYATGLASLLWMSVFLCGLAVALSGLFYRLVTRHLQVMADFARRVAAGDLQQPLHLDKRQRPGGDEIDTVARALDDMRRAILDDVQRREADRLALQDKRDELQKMVQRRTASLKHAKDEAEAANLAKSRFLATMSHELRTPLNGILGMAELLRQAPLEQQDRQRLQALHQAGEGLLGILNEVLSFARLEEGESRPEVRDFSLRQLLEEVTTLLQPRAEGNRTRLELHIDPQLASRQQGAEQYLRQVLSNLLANAIRFTEGGWVRVEVQVLSSSAEGQRLRCCVRDNGIGIAASMREKIFERFVQASDEVTRRYGGTGLGLAICKHLLQQLDGRIGVDSELGQGSCFWFELLLGIGQEPLPVPALPAPTQALQILVVEDVALNREVASGLLERDGHQVWLAQDGESALALCRHQAFDLLLLDVHLPGISGVELCREIRQRPGPNQQVRIVALTASVQPAVVRGYLQAGMQGILGKPLQLESLRQVLAGQVQPPPLADPQGLLDQGVLDTHRRLLGEQKLQGLLQVLANALDQQQPLLADALAAEDCTEVLHLAHRLAGSADSMGFCALARALREVESAAQHSERPALTTLTASLQPLWQQSRALLQRLLEA, encoded by the coding sequence ATGATCCGGCTGCGCTCCGCCGGCCTGTTGCGCCGCCTGCTGTTGTTCATTTTGCTGTTCAGCCTGTGTTTCACCGTGCTCGCCAGCAGCGTGCAGCTGTACTTCGAGTACCGCCGGGAAATGCGCGAGATCGACAGCCGCATGGAGCTGATCCGCGCCGGTTACCTGGGCAGCCTGGAACGTAACCTGTGGGACCTCAACCAGGAACAGCTCACCGTGCAGTTGCAGGGGTTGGTGGACTTCTCCGACGTGGCCCGGGTGCATCTGGTCAGCAGTGATTTCGACTTGCAGCAGGGCAATAGCGAGCTGATCGGGCCGTTGCGGGTCGAGCGCTTTCCCTTGAGCTACCAGCCGCCGTCCGGGCCGCTGCGCCAGCTCGGTGAATTGCAGGTCAGCACCGACTTGGGGGCGGTGTACCGGCGCCTGTACGCCACCGGCTTGGCCAGCCTGCTGTGGATGAGCGTGTTTCTCTGCGGGCTGGCGGTGGCCTTGTCCGGGCTGTTCTACCGCCTGGTGACCCGGCACTTGCAAGTGATGGCCGACTTTGCCCGGCGCGTGGCCGCGGGTGATTTGCAGCAGCCCCTGCACCTGGATAAACGCCAGCGTCCGGGCGGCGATGAAATCGACACCGTGGCCCGCGCCCTGGACGACATGCGCCGGGCGATTCTCGACGATGTGCAGCGCCGCGAAGCCGACCGCCTGGCCCTGCAGGACAAGCGCGACGAATTGCAGAAAATGGTCCAGCGCCGCACCGCCAGCCTCAAGCACGCCAAGGATGAGGCCGAAGCGGCGAACCTGGCCAAGTCGCGCTTTCTGGCGACCATGAGCCACGAACTGCGCACCCCGTTGAATGGCATCCTCGGCATGGCCGAGTTGCTGCGTCAGGCGCCGCTGGAGCAACAGGACCGCCAGCGCTTGCAGGCCTTGCATCAGGCCGGCGAGGGCTTGCTCGGCATCCTCAACGAAGTGCTGTCCTTTGCCCGGTTAGAGGAGGGCGAAAGCCGCCCGGAAGTTCGGGACTTTTCCCTGCGCCAACTGCTGGAAGAAGTCACCACCCTGTTGCAGCCCCGGGCCGAGGGCAATCGCACTCGCCTGGAACTGCATATCGACCCGCAACTGGCGTCGCGTCAGCAGGGCGCCGAGCAGTACTTGCGCCAGGTGCTGAGCAACCTGCTGGCCAACGCCATTCGTTTTACCGAGGGCGGCTGGGTGCGGGTCGAGGTGCAGGTACTGAGCAGCAGCGCCGAGGGCCAGCGCTTGCGCTGCTGCGTGCGCGACAACGGCATCGGCATTGCCGCGTCGATGCGCGAGAAGATCTTCGAGCGTTTCGTCCAGGCCAGTGATGAAGTCACCCGACGTTACGGCGGCACCGGCCTGGGCCTGGCCATCTGCAAGCACCTGCTGCAACAGCTGGACGGGCGCATCGGCGTCGACAGCGAGCTGGGGCAGGGCAGCTGCTTCTGGTTCGAGCTGCTGCTGGGCATCGGCCAGGAACCTTTGCCGGTGCCCGCGCTGCCAGCGCCGACCCAGGCCTTGCAGATCCTGGTGGTGGAAGACGTGGCCCTGAACCGTGAAGTGGCCAGCGGCCTGCTGGAGCGTGACGGCCATCAGGTGTGGCTGGCGCAAGACGGCGAGTCGGCCCTGGCCCTGTGCCGGCACCAGGCCTTCGACCTGTTGCTGCTGGACGTGCACCTGCCCGGCATCAGCGGGGTCGAGCTGTGCCGGGAAATTCGCCAGCGCCCCGGGCCCAACCAGCAGGTGCGCATCGTCGCCCTGACCGCCAGTGTCCAACCGGCCGTAGTGCGCGGCTATTTGCAGGCCGGGATGCAAGGCATTCTCGGCAAGCCGTTGCAGTTGGAGAGCCTGCGCCAGGTGCTGGCCGGGCAGGTGCAGCCGCCACCCTTGGCCGACCCGCAAGGCCTGCTCGACCAGGGCGTGCTGGACACCCATCGGCGCCTGTTGGGCGAGCAGAAGCTGCAGGGCCTGCTCCAGGTCCTGGCCAACGCCCTGGACCAGCAGCAACCGCTGCTGGCCGACGCCCTGGCCGCCGAGGACTGCACCGAAGTCCTGCACCTGGCCCATCGCCTGGCGGGCAGTGCCGACTCCATGGGCTTTTGCGCCCTGGCCCGGGCGCTACGGGAAGTGGAAAGCGCGGCGCAACACAGCGAGCGCCCGGCCCTCACGACCCTGACGGCGAGCCTGCAACCGCTCTGGCAGCAGTCCCGGGCCTTGCTGCAACGCCTGCTGGAAGCCTGA